From Zerene cesonia ecotype Mississippi chromosome 16, Zerene_cesonia_1.1, whole genome shotgun sequence, one genomic window encodes:
- the LOC119832990 gene encoding microtubule-associated protein futsch isoform X3, giving the protein MESSEEDAGTATNASRRESAREKDLGQLEDVNATSSFQQDTFETRTSCQTPAMSEDNFDGDSVPSPSTQDVNTSTEAILDMIDEIVDGPGAPKRLPLLLDTDAKCLPVHQEDRNTNTLVVQTEESSTVLVTTPVATAAIEETQSSSVDSAVISTECTENTGSDNLTLTCELPKPNSPICTVDTISSVDNEEASSSEKLPSSPLPNIPTSSVNKTEQSVSDSENGPCERTVKCVTSSDSRDKVVVESAESTSSDISASEEKTLSIEPVTRSPLRRRLVRPALSRPDSTVSSTVDSSIRTEEPEQSSECITKDVSSSSDAVSTVRDSVKSEEIRNVSEISICKAETSTSPPKKIRLIRQKINPQVNHTDNLEFDKQSSITDSGQCQSTSTESATNQKDITPLDVTIESTPTVNLQSNEDVISTDLLQNIEQKEVISGNQEDCSLTASSLEVSEISNQQEIKKDIDQSSLSAPVPPERNESEPVIESSPKQVADEELKNESSSNNVHPQNEEQQNTETEKTVPKLTIKVTNKSCDDPKSPIPKLTIKPLKATTELDTENLSDEKVPIPSITKLNIKPIPKPPEKINELHRKSSSSEISESEYSENDDSASTSDQASASDHGPQDVVPRVTIKLGKPGTETEGKFYTEPNIPKLTIKGIQNSNEEGRESPSKLKVIICQSEENQVEKVPKLTIKSVSITDGQPLSPKLTIKSLKPPDSLNRENTLETSDPPPIPKLKISTDSSNTDLKDLSHVPKITIKPLTKPDNEMLYKTPKKALSENLENIPVITKLNIKPIIKPENSIDVSNKNEDKVPVVSKINIKPIVNPNEIDLSEEDIPKVTKLNIKPIKSPEGNSSKETGCDDVKSDENIPIVTKLNIKPIVKPSEVDMAKESENHSSETGTSSDENNDHIPIVTKINIKPICKPNDKDDVCVQKEDNIPVITKLNIKPLVKPDYPLPLSPKKERTSSPELRNQSIPVVTKLNIKPILKPEDIKQKVDTCDDTSVKNPPLLMRINRKTRTDSGSSDTQYHINKNDNEHSINNINEHIPAISKLNIKPVLNPETESLTNVPEKKINTIQNDSNHSEYETHNPPAAIVNSDKELKSISNSENKDNIDRVLTHCIEESKHEECISNEVKPSSPFSGDIIKQNTNVSKNVSDDKCIKDLSSESRQTVVGGPKSPSNQRGKSMSNKSNCTLLKKLLESHKNDDGTQNVDSKINITNCISTMSNEGSKSSINDTCSSNETNKSTEFKYNKRELSPSTENIKEIISGPNLLKVRSMQDLCKEMNESVTKPLEINISDKINQSSDQDSPRIILKINKTDHGASAKIITEEMLKSDNKNAGISDSMVNKRRSMLNSRKKPETESPNVVVGKRLRSSRVVQSPEKSPFNKRSIGKRSSNTETLPSPASPKESELSMLDTKRLKLGQLLSNKSLSITPVVAKSGQVSPPTNSLEMKQSKIVNHSLLNNENCSKNGSSKLHNILSNLQSKQLKVMPLNDLHHSERKQSVSPELKSGTSLDGNPNVRVEISPVEQNCSEMRETIFHENVESRDFNITPDPLSQDPLEVGNLKPATDFTNTDQNVPKIVEMTPQPKKRGRPRKLPVSEGAKPITLPTPALEERPQRSLRLSRDRPVILVKPRGRGRGRGRRVDPDSNLAPEAEPIVETANKFFVSEQKPEEIDPTSSRIKLPRMTEALDKMPSTCLTPLSSRRRNSSTSDIQFFSGETPELKVVLETTLPRMENPFAKSPEVISEFRGRGRGGRGSRGGRGRASPRTPRGRGRGRGGGRGAMYMKETMGIYGRVCGPATTTVQLFEEETCMMDDNATPAKPSHLLDEDSQSSVKSSTNESSKMKKSKFADLFDSNKVWSAEDVKEYTWPPPEQTDADHQVMMIQEQVAMFLGVKSFKRRYPELKRRTITGQERDYVLRQGLVSEALCDLGITAVDASEVLDIMLSDYPHKYEEYRSYQREKQLAEPTPEPVEVKAEVKDRIEMKADTKSLDSKPDLPKIDPEKTRQDMAAAAIASASEWNARMNALRRPACVDLQSLTVQRRRAAPPANPPVRVEPPHGFYPHALLPGQYQHTYRLYTSEQLQYFPLNTAVRAPAAAPSPAPSSSESEPDWASSSDDSEDTHRHQKRKKLSKVKRSSDAEAGGGAEEGEADTCRACKLRIEANRRTTHERFLVCANCNAKLHPSCVELSADTIRKCREYAWQCAECKTCCACARPADDDKMLFCDLCDRGFHIYCVGLDRVPDGRWHCVECAVCKSCGARSPSGPGGPAGPGQGSVTARGPGSPHWHHQTRRGPGGHKLYSHSLCEPCARLR; this is encoded by the exons ATGGAGAGTTCAGAAGAAGATGCGGGCACCGCAACAAACGCTTCCCGCCGCGAATCGGCGCGGGAAAAGGATCTCGGACAGCTTGAGGACGTCAATGCAACTAGTAGTTTTCAACAAGATACGTTTGAAACTAGAACTTCGTGTCAAACCCCCGCGATGTCCGAGGATAATTTCGATGGCGACAGCGTTCCTTCACCTTCGACGCAAGATGTCAACACAAGTACCGAAGCGATTTTGGATATGATCGATGAGATCGTTGATGGGCCCGGAGCACCAAAGCGATTACCATTGTTATTGGATACAGACGCTAAATGTTTACCTGTGCATCAAGAAGATCGAAATACTAATACCTTAGTTGTTCAAACCGAAGAAAGCTCAACAGTATTGGTGACGACGCCAGTAGCTACTGCTGCTATTGAAGAAACCCAGAGCAGTAGTGTTGATAGTGCTGTTATTAGTACAGAGTGTACTGAAAACACTGGAAGTGacaatttaacattaacatGTGAATTACCTAAACCTAATTCACCTATTTGCACAGTTGATACAATATCTTCTGTTGACAATGAAGAGGCATCTAGTTCAGAAAAGTTGCCCAGTAGCCCCTTGCCAAATATTCCTACAAGCAGTGTAAATAAGACTGAACAATCTGTATCAGATAGTGAAAATGGACCTTGTGAAAGGACAGTTAAGTGTGTGACATCCAGTGATAGTAGGGATAAAGTTGTGGTTGAAAGTGCGGAATCGACATCAAGTGACATAAGTGCAAGTGAGGAAAAGACTCTTAGTATAGAACCTGTGACCCGGTCGCCTTTAAGAAGGCGTTTAGTACGACCTGCTCTTAGCCGGCCAGACTCGACTGTGTCGTCCACAGTTGATTCAAGTATTAGAACCGAAGAACCTGAACAATCCAGTGAGTGCATAACGAAGGATGTGTCAAGTTCATCAGATGCTGTGTCTACTGTACGTGATAGTGTTAAGTCAGAAGAGATTAGAAATGTAAGTGAAATAAGTATCTGCAAAGCAGAAACTTCAACGAGTCCTCCTAAAAAAATTAGACTTATTAGGCAGAAAATTAATCCACAAGTTAATCATACAGATAATTTAGAATTTGATAAGCAATCATCTATTACGGACAGTGGGCAGTGTCAATCAACATCAACAGAGAGTGCAACAAACCAAAAAGACATAACCCCCCTTGATGTTACAATAGAATCAACTCCCACTGTTAATTTACAATCAAATGAAGATGTTATTAGCAcagatttattacaaaatattgaacaaaaaGAGGTTATCAGTGGAAATCAAGAAGATTGTTCTTTGACTGCAAGTTCATTAGAGGTATCTGAAATATCTAAccaacaagaaataaaaaaagacatcgACCAATCTTCATTATCAGCTCCGGTGCCGCCGGAAAGAAATGAATCGGAGCCAGTAATAGAAAGTAGTCCAAAACAAGTTGCAGatgaagaattaaaaaatgaaagcaGCAGTAATAATGTCCATCCACAAAATGAAGAGCAGCAAAATACTGAAACAGAGAAAACAGTACCAAAGTTAACTAtaaaagttacaaataaatcatgtGATGATCCAAAATCTCCGATACCGAAATTGACAATAAAGCCACTCAAAGCTACTACGGAACTGGACACTGAGAATTTATCAGATGAAAAAGTTCCAATTCCaagtataacaaaattaaatattaaaccaatACCGAAACCAcctgaaaaaattaatgaactaCATCGAAAGTCAAGTAGTAGTGAAATATCTGAATCAGAATACTCTGAAAATGACGATAGTGCAAGTACATCAGATCAAGCTTCTGCTTCAGATCATGGACCACAAGATGTTGTTCCACGAGTAACAATTAAACTCGGAAAGCCAGGTACAGAAACTGAAGGAAAGTTCTACACTGAACCGAACATTCCAAAACTTACTATTAAAGGTATTCAAAATAGTAATGAGGAGGGAAGAGAATCACcttcaaaattaaaagttatcatATGTCAATCAGAAGAAAATCAAGTGGAAAAAGTAcctaaattaacaataaaatcagtCTCAATAACAGATGGTCAACCATTAAGTCCCAAACTCACAATTAAATCACTTAAGCCACCAGATAGTCTAAATAGAGAAAATACATTAGAAACATCTGACCCACCTCCAATACctaaacttaaaatttctaCAGATTCTTCTAATACAGATCTGAAAGACTTATCTCATGTGCctaaaattactataaaaccATTAACAAAACCTGACAATGAAATGCTATATAAAACTCCCAAAAAGGCCTTATCtgaaaatttagaaaatatacctgtaataacaaaattaaatattaaaccaatTATAAAACCTGAAAATAGTATAGatgtatctaataaaaatgaagacaAAGTTCCTGTAgtgtcaaaaataaatataaagcctATAGTGAACCCtaatgaaattgatttaaGTGAAGAGGATATACCCaaagtaacaaaattaaatataaagccCATTAAAAGTCCAGAAGGGAATTCATCAAAAGAAACGGGCTGTGATGATGTCAAGTCTGATGAGAATATACCCATTGTGACAAAACTCAATATAAAACCTATTGTAAAACCATCAGAAGTTGACATGGCTAAGGAATCTGAAAATCATTCTTCTGAAACAGGAACGTCAAGCGATGAAAATAATGACCATATACCAATAGTaacgaaaattaatattaaacctaTATGTAAGCCAAATGACAAAGACGATGTTTGTGTCCAGAAAGAAGATAACATACCTGTAAttacaaaactaaatattaaacccTTAGTTAAACCTGATTATCCCCTGCCATTATCACCTAAAAAAGAACGTACCAGCAGCCCCGAGCTCAGAAATCAAAGCATACCGgttgtaacaaaattaaatattaagccTATATTGAAACCTGaagatattaaacaaaaagttGATACATGTGATGACACATCTGTTAAGAATCCTCCACTGTTGATGAGAATAAACCGAAAAACAAGGACTGATTCTGGTAGTAGTGACACACAAtaccatattaataaaaatgacaatgaacatagtataaataatattaatgaacatATACCTGCGATTAGTAAGCTAAATATTAAACCAGTATTAAATCCTGAAACAGAATCCTTAACTAATGTACctgagaaaaaaattaatacaattcaaaATGACAGTAATCATAGTGAATATGAAACGCACAATCCACCTGCAGCTATTGTAAACAGTGATAAAGAATTGAAATCAATTAGCAATTCTGaaaataaagacaatattGACAGGGTATTAACACATTGTATTGAAGAAAGTAAACATGAGGAATGCATATCCAATGAAGTTAAGCCCTCTTCGCCTTTTTCTggtgatattataaaacagaaCACAAATGTATCAAAAAATGTCTCAGATGATAAATGCATCAAAGACTTATCAAGTGAATCACGGCAAACAGTGGTGGGAGGACCAAAATCACCTAGTAATCAGAGAGGAAAATCTATGTCCAATAAAAGCAATTGCACTCTTCTTAAAAAACTTTTAGAAAGTCATAAAAATGATGATGGTACACAAAATGTTgatagtaaaattaatataacaaattgcaTATCTACCATGTCAAATGAAGGCTCAAAATCTTCAATTAATGATACTTGCTCttcaaatgaaacaaataaaagtacggaattcaaatataataaaagagaatTAAGTCCAAgtactgaaaatataaaagaaattatttctgGCCCTAACTTATTAAAAGTTCGTTCTATGCAAGATTTATGTAAAGAAATGAATGAAAGTGTGACAAAGCCATTGGAAATTAACATAtcagataaaattaatcaaagctCTGATCAAGACTCTCCAAggattatattgaaaataaataagactgATCATGGTGCTTCTGCAAAAATTATCACTGAGGAAATGCTTAAgagtgataataaaaatgctgGTATATCCGACAGTATGGTTAACAAGAGGAGATCTATGTTGAATAGTAGAAAAAAACCCGAAACAGAGTCACCAAATGTAGTTGTAGGTAAAAGATTAAGGAGTTCAAGGGTTGTACAAAGTCCAGAAAAATCCCCTTTTAATAAACGCAGCATTGGAAAAAGGTCTTCAAATACAGAGACTCTCCCAAGTCCAGCCTCACCAAAAGAATCTGAATTATCAATGCTTGACACAAAGAGACTAAAATTAGGTCAATTATTgtcaaataaatcattatcaaTTACACCTGTAGTGGCCAAATCAGGACAGGTTTCACCTCCTACAAATTCTTTAGAAATGAAGCAGTCCAAGATAGTAAATCATTCACTccttaataatgaaaattgttcCAAGAATGGTAGCTCAAagttacacaatattttatctaatttacAATCCAAACAACTAAAAGTGATGCCCCTGAATGACCTACATCATTCAGAAAGAAAGCAAAGTGTTAGTCCAGAACTTAAATCTGGTACTTCATTAGATGGTAATCCGAATGTTAGAGTTGAAATATCACCCGTAGAACAAAACTGCTCTGAGATGAGGGAAACTATATTTCATGAGAATGTTGAATCTcgagattttaatataactccAGATCCATTATCCCAAGATCCACTTGAAGTAGGAAACCTTAAACCAGCCACAGATTTTACAAATACAGATCAAAATGTTCcaaaaattgttgaaatgaCACCTCAGCCGAAGAAACGGGGGCGTCCCAGAAAGTTACCGGTTTCTGAAGGGGCTAAACCTATCACACTACCTACACCCGCACTTGAGGAAAGACCACAAAGATCTTTGAGACTATCAAG AGATAGACcagtaatattagtaaaaccCCGTGGAAGGGGGCGTGGACGTGGACGTCGCGTAGATCCCGACTCCAATCTCGCTCCTGAAGCAGAGCCGATCGTCGAAAccgcaaataaattttttgtttccgAACAAAAACCTGAAGAAATAGATCCGACAAGCTCTAGAATAAAGTTACCGCGTATGACGGAGGCTTTGGATAAAATGCCTTCCACGTGTTTAACACCACTGTCGAGTAGAAGACGAAATTCTTCTACTAGTGATATACAGTTTTTCAGTGGTGAAACTCCAGAATTGAAAGTTGTATTGGAAACTACACTTCCAAGAATGGAGAATCCTTTTGCCAAATCTCCTGAGGTCATAAGTGAATTTCGCGGTCGCGGCCGAGGGGGGAGGGGCAGTAGAGGGGGTAGAGGCAGGGCGTCGCCTCGAACGCCGCGGGGAAGGGGCCGGGGGCGGGGAGGAGGCAGGGGCGCTATGTATATGAAG GAAACAATGGGAATTTATGGAAGAGTATGCGGCCCTGCGACAACAACAGTGCAATTGTTTGAAGAAGAGACTTGCATGATGGATGATAATGCTACCCCTGCTAA acCCTCACATTTACTTGATGAAGATTCACAGAGTTCTGTAAAAAGTTCAACAAATGAAAgtagtaaaatgaaaaaatctaaatttgcAGACCTTTTTGACAG TAATAAAGTATGGTCAGCAGAAGATGTTAAAGAGTACACTTGGCCTCCACCTGAACAAACAGATGCTGATCATCAG gttATGATGATACAAGAGCAAGTCGCGATGTTTTTGGGCGTGAAGAGTTTCAAGCGACGGTATCCAGAATTAAAGAGGCGAACAATCACTGGCCAGGAGAGAGACTACGTGCTTCGTCAGGGTCTAGTCAGTGAGGCTCTATGTGATTTAG gtatAACAGCTGTAGATGCAAGTGAAGTCCTAGACATTATGCTATCGGACTACCCTCATAAATACGAAGAGTACAGATCGTATCAACGGGAAAAACAGCTCGCGGAGCCCACTCCGGAGCCTGTAGAAGTGAAAGCAGAAGTCAAGGATAGAATTGAGATGAAGGCTGATACTAAATCATTAGACAGCAAACCGGATCTACCGAAAATCGATCCGGAAAAAACAAGACAG GACATGGCGGCGGCGGCGATAGCGTCGGCGAGCGAGTGGAACGCGCGCATGAACGCGCTGCGACGGCCCGCGTGCGTGGACCTGCAGTCGCTGACGGTGcagcggcggcgcgcggcccCGCCCGCCAACCCGCCCGTGCGCGTCGAGCCGCCGCACGGCTTCTACCCGCACGCGCTGCTGCCGGGCCAGTACCAGCACACCTACCGGCTCTACACCTCGGAGCAGCTGCA ATACTTCCCACTGAACACGGCGGTGCGCGCACCGGCAGCGGCGCCGTCGCCCGCGCCCTCCTCCTCTGAGTCGGAGCCCGACTGGGCCTCCTCCTCCGACGACAGCGAGGACACGCATCGACATCAAAAG CGCAAGAAGCTGAGCAAGGTGAAGCGCAGCAGCGACGCGgaggcgggcggcggcgcggaGGAGGGCGAGGCGGACACGTGCCGCGCGTGCAAGCTGCGCATCGAGGCCAACCGCCGCACCACGCACGAGCGCTTCCTCGTCTGCGCCAACTGCAACGCGAAGC TGCACCCGTCGTGCGTGGAGCTGAGCGCGGACACGATCCGCAAGTGCCGCGAGTACGCGTGGCAGTGCGCCGAGTGCAAGACGTGCTGCGCGTGCGCGCGCCCCGCCGACGACGACAAGATGCTCTTCTGCGACCTGTGCGACCGCGGCTTCCACATCTACTGCGTCGGCCTCGACCGCGTGCCCGACG GGCGCTGGCACTGCGTGGAGTGCGCGGTGTGCAAGTCGTGCGGCGCGCGCTCGCCGAGCGGCCCCGGCGGGCCCGCGGGCCCCGGCCAGGGCTCCGTGACCGCGCGGGGCCCCGGCAGCCCGCACTGGCACCACCAGACGCGCCGCGGGCCCGGCGGCCACAAGCTCTACTCGCACTCGCTGTGCGAGCCGTGCGCCAG ATTGCGTTAG